From Saprospiraceae bacterium, one genomic window encodes:
- a CDS encoding inositol monophosphatase, protein MPQEKQFADTNSIDLNVITPKIIEIAKQAGIYIRQELDQLLESHIETKEENSLVSYVDQNAEKMITQGLSLLIEDAGFITEEATIDQNQTKTWTWVIDPLDGTTNFIHKIPVFAVSIGLLKNGIPVAGVIYHIMADECFYAWQGGGAWLNGKRIYVSTTTEMKEAVIATGFPYKRNHIEELLLTLKKMILICRGVRRLGSAAIDLAFTACGRFDAYYEGAINAWDICAGIILVREAGGIVTGLYGEEEPCFSGHIIAANPTIHREINTLLIG, encoded by the coding sequence ATGCCTCAGGAAAAACAATTCGCCGACACAAACAGCATTGATTTAAATGTGATCACTCCAAAAATCATTGAGATTGCAAAACAAGCTGGAATCTACATTCGACAAGAGTTGGATCAATTGTTGGAATCCCATATCGAAACCAAAGAAGAAAACAGCTTGGTCAGCTACGTAGATCAGAATGCAGAAAAAATGATCACCCAAGGACTCTCGCTGCTGATTGAGGATGCTGGATTCATCACTGAAGAGGCTACCATCGATCAAAACCAAACGAAAACCTGGACCTGGGTCATTGATCCCTTGGACGGCACAACCAATTTTATCCACAAGATTCCGGTATTTGCGGTGAGCATTGGTTTGCTAAAAAACGGAATCCCTGTGGCAGGCGTCATCTATCACATCATGGCAGACGAATGCTTTTACGCCTGGCAGGGTGGCGGAGCCTGGCTCAACGGGAAAAGAATTTATGTAAGCACAACCACTGAAATGAAAGAGGCCGTTATAGCAACTGGATTTCCATACAAAAGGAACCATATTGAAGAACTGTTGCTTACCCTCAAAAAGATGATCCTCATCTGCAGGGGTGTCCGAAGACTTGGTTCTGCAGCCATCGATCTGGCTTTTACAGCCTGTGGTCGCTTTGATGCGTATTATGAGGGCGCTATCAACGCATGGGATATTTGCGCAGGAATCATCCTCGTCAGAGAGGCTGGAGGAATTGTCACCGGACTTTACGGAGAGGAAGAACCTTGTTTTAGCGGACACATCATAGCCGCCAATCCTACCATCCACCGCGAAATCAATACATTATTGATTGGATGA
- a CDS encoding OsmC family protein — MIRTAKAQWEGSGKEGHGNLTTQSTVLNHTQYSFSSRFESGIGTNPEELIAAAHAGCFSMKLSFILGEAGFVPELLETECQIKFADGKIVQSHLILKAKVPGISQEKFEECAQNAKVNCPISKSLNTEISLESELVG; from the coding sequence ATGATCAGAACAGCAAAAGCCCAATGGGAGGGATCCGGAAAAGAAGGACATGGCAATTTAACTACACAAAGTACAGTGCTCAACCACACCCAATATTCTTTCAGTTCCAGATTTGAATCAGGCATTGGTACCAACCCTGAGGAACTGATCGCAGCAGCACACGCCGGATGCTTCAGCATGAAATTGAGTTTTATTTTGGGAGAGGCTGGATTTGTCCCTGAACTTTTAGAAACGGAATGTCAAATCAAATTTGCGGATGGTAAGATCGTCCAATCGCATTTGATTTTAAAAGCGAAGGTTCCGGGAATTTCACAAGAAAAATTTGAAGAATGCGCTCAGAATGCTAAAGTCAATTGCCCAATTTCAAAATCATTGAATACGGAAATATCATTGGAATCTGAGTTGGTGGGGTAG
- a CDS encoding T9SS type A sorting domain-containing protein has protein sequence MDFGYTNACISDIDGKLKSYSNGCQINNSAFEHMENGQQINPGQVHRENCPAGRYPVGEQGAVFIPDPGDSMRYYLLHASGVIQDFPELKFWIDAIRYSIIDLRYNNGLGKVISKNVPIIKDSTTLAAMAVVKHSDNSSYWIIVKKFVSNVYDRFLIDRIGINYIGSQTIGDTTHSDFGLGGQTMFSPNDGKKMMIYSPYLDGIFLFDFDRNSGLLSNYKRIHVVDSMLLDGGACFSPSGRFLYVGTYWDLYQYDLEANDINASEVHIAHWNGFRYQNIFSHMIGRMQLGPDCKIYINCRNSMKFLHVINKPDEKGLACDFRQNQLELPQTHGGFLPSFPNYRLGVAPVCDPNLAVSVYEIPTHRYLSVYPNPASDEVSLDAGDQNIKSVQIIDLLGQLVYHQKINATPSLNIKLRNFNPGTYIAICTLQNGSILRSKLIVKK, from the coding sequence ATGGACTTTGGTTATACTAATGCATGCATCAGTGATATTGATGGAAAATTAAAATCGTATTCAAATGGATGTCAAATTAACAATTCAGCTTTCGAGCATATGGAGAATGGCCAGCAAATAAACCCTGGTCAAGTTCATAGAGAAAATTGTCCAGCAGGTAGATATCCGGTCGGAGAACAAGGTGCGGTGTTTATTCCTGACCCAGGGGATTCAATGAGGTACTATCTTCTTCACGCAAGCGGAGTCATTCAGGATTTTCCAGAATTAAAATTCTGGATAGATGCAATCAGATATTCAATCATTGATCTAAGGTACAACAATGGACTGGGAAAAGTTATCAGTAAAAATGTACCAATTATTAAAGATAGTACTACATTGGCGGCCATGGCTGTCGTCAAACATTCGGATAATTCAAGCTATTGGATTATCGTGAAAAAATTTGTATCAAATGTCTATGATAGATTTTTAATTGACCGAATTGGTATCAATTATATAGGTTCTCAAACCATTGGTGATACTACTCATTCAGATTTTGGCTTAGGAGGTCAAACAATGTTTTCACCAAATGATGGAAAAAAAATGATGATCTATTCGCCATATTTGGATGGAATATTTCTTTTTGATTTCGATCGTAATTCAGGACTGTTAAGTAATTATAAAAGAATACATGTGGTAGACAGTATGTTACTAGATGGAGGTGCATGTTTTTCTCCTTCAGGGAGATTTCTGTATGTAGGCACCTATTGGGATCTTTACCAATACGACCTGGAGGCTAATGACATCAATGCTAGCGAGGTCCACATCGCTCATTGGAATGGATTCCGCTACCAAAATATTTTTAGTCACATGATTGGCAGAATGCAATTAGGTCCTGACTGCAAGATTTACATCAACTGCCGCAACAGTATGAAATTTCTTCATGTCATCAATAAACCAGATGAAAAAGGATTGGCCTGTGATTTTCGGCAAAATCAGCTTGAACTCCCTCAAACTCATGGTGGATTTCTTCCATCATTTCCCAATTACCGCCTCGGTGTCGCACCTGTTTGTGACCCCAATCTGGCAGTGTCTGTTTATGAAATCCCGACCCATCGGTATTTGTCAGTTTACCCCAATCCTGCATCAGATGAAGTTAGCTTGGATGCTGGAGATCAGAATATCAAATCCGTGCAAATAATAGATCTCTTGGGTCAATTGGTCTATCATCAAAAAATCAATGCCACTCCATCCTTAAATATTAAGTTGAGAAATTTCAATCCTGGTACATACATCGCTATTTGTACTCTGCAAAATGGAAGTATTCTCAGATCAAAACTTATAGTCAAGAAATGA
- a CDS encoding T9SS type A sorting domain-containing protein produces MSFTLLLLTLLSVQPALFSQTCCHSIYFHSGVASNDLLRVGCDKLHRKYGIVHNGSCLGSPLHIAVGATYDIMYDLDFFRATYVSVIDASEITVTPNYFNDPPSQGSFNYILDPLPIYYPGNSDYVLTYFEYQFDLNFGNPTAGSGNPPSSYIALGLGIRCNVNDSFNGVDLYSAGGASGVRVNGNWSDLKNDPDISIFLNVTPGIHITEELIIDDIQEIIGGFQDVSYITGDPGYKITTLTDVDFIHCAITGCTEMWRGFDVKEGSQLGFIDSEVKDAEIAVKLNPASKVTASNSSFINNAYGVWDEQGTFVELGTVTFTSEAENWLPAFTGQTHQPINGIGLAGVVSSGGFILATEGTYSNLYNGIVANNSTVDINQTHFNSMHHLAPFMQGNGILLINPTGSKSALISNRSSFENCLTGIRIAGQRTKVLNSAFADVAYGISALNTSASLTMDYDTIQSTIYGIQLNNCPGALKTIQNSIFTNSGNSTIDDGCIYIQNPASFSLIRNNQMTVQGGIFGFRTTPGAPSSLYNNTSTLANTTRSHGFGFHLSGNRSNLSCNTAAGPSSTNKDLYGYQVVMANANFNCNLSDGGRRGFNVSGSNAMSAFRGNEIGGIYGLRVESNGRLGLSTTLMHQGNCWPGSSIKDALNDNSDPSIVEFSQFTVDEQEMACFLPDWEAQGDWFDNIPDQNTSYACESLCPNGGAGAGFGPDICDYAEELIPLTNNSVSYTAYQNEMRWLDRYQVYKLLTEADCSGLSQTLRNFISAMASSEIGKLAEIDIRLNALAASSEDADQIQIDSLHQNHDSLIFQIKDLLEETWFKWDTSIVVELLDEMAIIQAEIDSLVEVKNEWYIGQLEEILVDNSEISTNSTIAAQLKWVNGLMITTMLSDTLLHLDSEDENDLLDIAFLCPEEGGYSTLKARGLLHTLGYTEVFDDRHCYDSTIQALKTPIMPLGLTLTPNPTSSFIFIEASGQPIYSIQFISTMGQLIFEQKGGGANYVSSQTDQLTLGTYMVVCTLIDGTVLRSKLIVNR; encoded by the coding sequence TTGAGCTTTACTCTTCTCTTGCTAACACTGTTATCGGTTCAGCCAGCATTGTTTTCCCAAACCTGTTGTCATTCCATTTATTTTCATTCAGGTGTTGCAAGTAATGATTTACTCCGTGTCGGTTGCGATAAGTTGCATAGAAAATATGGGATTGTTCACAACGGATCTTGTTTAGGCTCTCCGCTGCATATTGCCGTTGGTGCAACTTATGATATTATGTACGATTTGGACTTTTTTAGAGCAACTTACGTGAGCGTGATTGATGCAAGTGAAATTACTGTAACTCCCAATTATTTTAACGATCCACCATCGCAAGGTTCCTTTAACTATATATTGGATCCTCTTCCAATCTATTATCCGGGAAACAGTGATTATGTATTGACCTATTTTGAATACCAGTTTGATCTGAATTTTGGTAACCCTACAGCAGGATCAGGTAACCCTCCTTCATCCTACATTGCTTTGGGACTTGGTATTCGCTGTAATGTGAATGACAGTTTTAATGGAGTAGACTTGTATAGTGCCGGGGGCGCTTCAGGTGTAAGAGTTAATGGAAATTGGTCTGATTTAAAAAACGACCCTGACATTTCCATATTCTTAAATGTTACTCCGGGTATCCACATTACTGAAGAATTAATCATAGATGATATTCAGGAAATCATTGGTGGATTCCAAGATGTGTCCTATATAACAGGTGATCCTGGTTATAAAATCACAACACTTACAGATGTGGATTTTATCCATTGTGCCATTACTGGTTGTACCGAAATGTGGCGTGGATTCGATGTGAAGGAAGGAAGCCAACTTGGTTTTATAGATAGTGAAGTTAAAGATGCTGAAATTGCAGTTAAGCTAAATCCTGCTTCCAAAGTCACAGCAAGTAATTCATCTTTTATAAACAATGCTTATGGTGTTTGGGATGAACAAGGTACTTTTGTGGAATTGGGTACAGTGACATTTACATCTGAAGCAGAAAATTGGTTGCCAGCTTTTACCGGACAAACCCATCAGCCTATAAATGGTATTGGACTTGCCGGTGTAGTTTCTTCAGGTGGTTTCATATTGGCAACCGAGGGAACTTATTCTAATTTATACAATGGGATTGTGGCTAATAACTCCACGGTGGACATCAATCAAACTCATTTCAATTCTATGCACCATCTTGCTCCTTTTATGCAAGGAAATGGGATTCTTTTAATTAATCCAACTGGTTCAAAATCTGCTCTAATTTCCAACAGATCGTCCTTTGAAAATTGTCTGACCGGGATTAGGATTGCAGGCCAAAGGACCAAAGTCTTAAATTCAGCTTTTGCAGATGTAGCATACGGAATCAGTGCTTTAAATACTTCCGCCAGTCTAACAATGGATTATGATACGATCCAATCCACTATATATGGAATACAGCTCAATAATTGCCCCGGGGCATTGAAAACCATTCAAAACAGCATTTTTACCAACAGCGGCAACTCCACAATAGATGATGGTTGTATCTACATTCAGAATCCTGCATCGTTTTCTCTTATAAGAAACAACCAGATGACTGTACAAGGAGGAATATTTGGATTCAGAACCACTCCCGGAGCCCCATCCTCCTTATACAACAATACCAGTACATTGGCCAATACTACTCGCTCCCATGGATTTGGTTTTCATCTGTCGGGAAATAGATCCAACCTTAGCTGTAATACAGCAGCTGGACCTTCCTCCACCAATAAAGATCTATATGGGTACCAGGTTGTGATGGCCAATGCCAACTTTAACTGCAATCTTTCAGATGGAGGCCGTAGGGGATTCAATGTGTCAGGAAGCAATGCCATGTCTGCTTTTAGAGGAAATGAAATCGGTGGAATCTATGGCTTGCGGGTTGAATCCAACGGCAGGCTAGGTCTCAGTACTACACTGATGCACCAGGGCAACTGCTGGCCAGGGTCTTCTATAAAAGATGCGCTAAATGATAATAGTGATCCATCAATTGTTGAATTTTCTCAGTTTACAGTGGACGAGCAGGAAATGGCCTGCTTTCTACCCGATTGGGAAGCACAGGGAGATTGGTTTGATAATATACCAGATCAAAATACTTCTTATGCTTGTGAATCATTATGTCCCAATGGTGGAGCAGGTGCCGGATTTGGTCCGGATATTTGTGATTATGCAGAGGAATTGATTCCATTGACCAATAATTCTGTAAGTTATACCGCCTATCAAAATGAGATGCGTTGGTTGGATAGGTACCAGGTCTATAAACTACTTACGGAAGCAGATTGCTCAGGATTGAGTCAGACCTTACGGAATTTTATCAGCGCCATGGCCTCTTCTGAAATCGGCAAGTTGGCAGAGATCGACATCAGATTAAATGCATTGGCAGCATCTTCAGAAGATGCCGACCAAATCCAAATTGATTCATTGCACCAGAACCATGATAGCTTAATCTTCCAAATCAAAGATTTATTGGAGGAGACCTGGTTTAAATGGGATACAAGTATTGTGGTGGAATTATTGGATGAAATGGCCATCATCCAGGCAGAAATTGATTCATTGGTTGAAGTCAAGAACGAGTGGTATATTGGACAACTTGAAGAAATACTGGTTGACAATTCTGAAATAAGTACCAATAGTACAATAGCGGCACAGCTCAAGTGGGTCAATGGTTTAATGATTACCACCATGCTCAGTGATACGCTGCTCCATTTGGACAGCGAAGATGAAAATGATTTATTGGACATTGCTTTTTTATGCCCTGAAGAAGGCGGTTACTCCACCCTGAAGGCACGTGGATTGCTTCACACCTTGGGTTATACAGAAGTTTTTGACGACAGGCATTGTTATGACAGTACCATTCAGGCTTTAAAAACTCCAATCATGCCGTTAGGATTGACTTTAACACCCAATCCAACTTCATCTTTTATATTTATTGAAGCATCCGGTCAACCCATCTATTCTATTCAATTTATTAGTACAATGGGTCAACTGATCTTTGAACAAAAAGGAGGAGGCGCAAATTATGTCTCTTCTCAAACAGATCAATTAACCCTTGGCACCTACATGGTAGTATGTACACTAATTGACGGAACGGTGCTTAGATCAAAACTAATCGTAAATCGATGA
- a CDS encoding T9SS type A sorting domain-containing protein: MKEIKFYFPKERLVKPLLLSTGLWISAVLATAQIPKHDYIWLMSDYTQNIMVMDFNKTFDSGHLRIDSVKKELRFRYTNSMISDFFGRLAVYTNGCFINNQKYDIMENGDQINPGQIYRENCTHPDYNRYPVGEQGAVFIPDPGDSMRYYLLHASIAIQDFPILKTWVDAISYSIVDLKYNNGLGKVILKNNSIINDSSICAEMAVVKHINNKDFWVLSKVAYENAYYRMLLNSNGISVIGKQNNLGDTSSIKDFPLGVCIFSPNGEKFIRYSVYLDNISLFDFDRSTGLLSNYRSIPVIDSLMLDGGACFSPTGRFLYVGTYWDLYQYDLEANDIKASEVHIAHWDGFRYQNIFSHMIGRMQLGPDCKIYVNCRNSMKYLHVINKPDEKGLACDFHQNQLELPQTHSGTIPYFPNYRLGVAPVCDPNLAVSVYEIPTHRYLSVYPNPASDEVSLDAGDQIIKSVQILDLLGHMAYHQKINPTPSIKLELGTFNPGTYIVVCTLVDGTLLRSKLIVNR; encoded by the coding sequence ATGAAAGAAATTAAGTTTTATTTTCCAAAGGAGAGGCTTGTCAAGCCTCTCCTTCTTTCAACAGGACTCTGGATATCAGCTGTCTTGGCAACTGCACAAATTCCAAAACACGATTACATTTGGCTCATGTCTGATTATACCCAGAATATTATGGTGATGGATTTTAATAAAACTTTTGATTCTGGTCATTTGAGAATTGACTCTGTAAAAAAAGAATTAAGATTTAGATATACGAATTCAATGATTTCTGATTTTTTCGGAAGATTAGCTGTATATACCAATGGTTGTTTTATTAACAATCAGAAGTATGATATTATGGAAAATGGAGACCAAATAAATCCAGGTCAAATTTATCGTGAAAATTGTACTCATCCTGATTACAACAGGTATCCTGTCGGAGAACAAGGTGCGGTATTTATTCCTGACCCGGGGGATTCGATGAGATATTATCTACTTCATGCCTCAATTGCCATTCAGGATTTTCCAATTTTAAAGACTTGGGTTGATGCTATTAGTTATTCGATTGTTGATTTAAAATATAATAATGGTTTAGGTAAAGTTATTTTAAAAAACAATTCTATTATCAATGACAGTTCGATTTGTGCTGAAATGGCAGTTGTAAAACATATTAATAATAAAGATTTTTGGGTTTTATCAAAAGTTGCTTATGAAAATGCTTATTATAGAATGTTACTTAATTCAAATGGTATTTCAGTTATAGGTAAACAAAATAATCTCGGAGACACTTCTTCTATAAAAGACTTTCCTCTTGGCGTTTGTATTTTTTCCCCTAATGGTGAAAAATTTATCAGATATTCTGTCTATTTAGACAATATTAGTTTATTTGATTTCGATCGCAGCACAGGTTTACTAAGCAATTATCGAAGTATTCCAGTCATTGACAGCTTGATGCTTGATGGAGGCGCCTGCTTTTCACCTACAGGCAGATTTTTATATGTTGGAACTTATTGGGATCTGTATCAATACGACCTGGAAGCCAATGACATCAAGGCCAGTGAGGTCCATATTGCTCACTGGGATGGATTCCGCTATCAAAATATTTTTAGTCACATGATAGGCAGAATGCAATTAGGTCCTGACTGTAAGATTTATGTCAACTGCCGCAACAGTATGAAATATCTCCATGTCATTAATAAACCAGATGAAAAAGGATTGGCCTGTGATTTTCATCAAAATCAGTTAGAGTTACCCCAGACACATAGCGGTACAATTCCCTACTTTCCCAACTACCGCCTCGGTGTAGCACCTGTTTGTGACCCCAATCTGGCAGTGTCTGTTTATGAAATCCCGACCCATCGGTATTTGTCAGTTTACCCAAATCCTGCATCAGATGAAGTTAGCTTGGATGCTGGAGATCAGATTATCAAATCTGTACAAATATTAGATCTCTTAGGTCATATGGCATATCATCAAAAAATCAATCCCACTCCATCTATAAAATTAGAGTTGGGAACTTTCAATCCTGGTACATACATAGTAGTCTGCACACTGGTGGACGGTACATTGCTTAGATCAAAACTAATCGTAAATCGATGA